Below is a genomic region from Negativicutes bacterium.
AAGGATGAAGCACATTGGGCAATTGTAGGGAACGGTCTTGACCGTTCCGCCGTAACCCTGCTGTCTCGTCTTCAAACCTGGCGATGAACTGATCATCGAAAGGAGTTCAAAAAAAATGAGTGACTATGATAAAACCTTTTGGTATTTGGTTGGTCAAAACAGCAACGAACCGAGCGGACCTTCCGGCGGCGGGAGAGGACCCGGTTGTTTTGTAACCTCTTTGCTGTTTTTGGTGATCGTTATCCCCCCGCTCTGGATTATATTGGAATTGAACCCAGGTCCCGGAACGCAGGCTCTGATATTTGGAACTGCGACTTATTTGCTCTGGCGCTATGCCATGTATGATCAGAAGAAAAGGGAAGAACAAAAAAAGCAGGAGCAGGCGAAGCGAGAACAAGAAAAACGGGATTGGGAACAGAAGAAACAGGAAAAGTTGGACCGGGAGAAACAGGAACAAGAACAACAGGAAGATCCGGAGCTGATGTGAGGCAAAAACAGCTTTCGAACAGACAGATGATACATGGCGTCAAATAGGAGAAAAGGATAGTATTTTTCCAATGGCCGACGACGGATATATATGCTAATCTGAAAGTATACCAGAAAGCGAAAAATGCTGATCGGAAAGTATACCACTTGAATAACTGTAATCCTTGAGATATGCTCAGGGCAGAGGTGAGTAAAAGGTGGTTATCACAAGAAAAGATTACAAAGAGATCCGGCAAAGGCATTTACACAGGATAGATAGGAATAGAAGGGTGAAACCGTTCAAATCTGAGCATTACAAGAAAGGAAATAATGTATAATGGAAAGAGGAAATGTATTAGTGATCGGTAATTCAGGAGTTGGCAAATCAACGTTGATTAATGCCGTTCTTGGTCAAGAAAGGGCGGAAACCGGTTGGGGTACAGAGGGAACAACAAAAGAATTAACGATATACACTAGTGAAAAGATACCTTTTCGTATCATCGATACATTGGGGTTTGAACCTACCTCTTCCTTTCTAAAAGAAAACAAGGCGATTAATGCTGTAAAAAAATGGTCGAAAAAGAGTGCTCAAGAAGGCCACAAAGATAATCAGATCAATGTGATTTGGTTTTGTGTTGAAGGAACATCAAGTAAACTGTTTCCAAAAACCATCGTAGATCTTTCAAAAGCAACATCAGTGTGGAAGACCGTCCCGGTGATTGTCGTAATTACGAAATCCTATTCCGTTCCGGAAAGAGTAAAAAATATAGATATGGTGAACAACGCATTTGCCAAACAAAAACGCTACACAAAGAATTTGCGTAAAGTAATTCCGGTTGTTGCATCTACCTATGTGCTGAATGAGAATGCGTATGCAGCCCCTGAGGGGATTACTGAACTGATCGATGCGACCAATGAATTGATGCCTGAAGGAATAAAGGCGAGTCAAGCAGATGTGGATACATTCAAACTCAATCGCAAGAGAGCGCTGGCTCATGGAATCACCGGAATGTCAATCACAGCAGCAGTTGTTGTTGGAGCAGTTCCGATCCCGTTTCCTGACGCTGTCATACTCACCCCAATCGAAATAGCTCTGGTCAATGCTATTGCTCGAGTATATGAAACGAATAAAAATGAAGAGTCGAAGAAATTCTTTGAGTCTATTGTAGAAATTGGAACCGTAAGTGTGGCAGCAAAATCGGCAGTAAATGCGTTGAAAGCGATTCCCGGGATCAATCTGGGTGTCAGTGTTTTGAATGCAGTTATTGCCGGCAGCATTGTAGCCATGCTGGGTGAAGGAGCAACCTATGCGTTTGAACAAGTATATTTGGGAAAAAAGAGCATGGCGGATATTGATTGGGTAAAAAAGGCGATAGAGACAAAATTCACCTCTCAATTAATAGATATTGTCAAAACCGTAGTAGAAAAAATCACGAATAACACTGATAAAAAGACCATTGCCCAAATAATCAGCGATGTATTTCAGAATTCATTCAGCGCGCCTGACGATAAAAAAAAGTAAATTTCAGCTTTGTCCGTAAAGCGAAACAAACTTCTATACATCAACCTTCAATGCGCAGCTTGGTTGGGGGCTAAGGATATATCCTTAGCCGTCAGTCGCCGCGTTACCGCCGAATTGCGGCGATACTGGCCTTATGCGGTTTGATCGAGCGTTCCGGTCGGGGAATGAATCTCATATAGAAACTGAGCATGATGGAAGCGGAACCGTCGCCCGATTTTAGCGGGACGGATGATAACTTGCGTTAAGAGAAGAGATCCGAAGAAATGTGCAATTTTCGACTCCAAATGGATATAACCATAGAAGGACTTATTTTAAGTGTGATGGAATATATGATACAATGGCAAGAACAAATAACGGCTTAATACCACAGCAATACCGGTCAGCGCAGGAAGTTCCAAGAGGAAATTTCACCCGAAAAGCGATATGCCGTATTCCATTTGTATATTCTCAGACCAGAATGATGAGAAGGGTGGCCTAGCCCTTCGGGATCTTTTCTTTGCTTCTCATGATGAGCTGCCATTTTAATTTTGGGAGGATCGTGCAATGATAGAACCGGCAAAAATGAAAGATGCCTATCAGAAAGTCGAAACAGAAAATGCTGACTTCAGACTCTATCTGAAAGCGCATGCAGATGAGCAAGAACTGGATGAGCAGTTTCTAAAATTGCACAAAGAGTTGTTTGCTGATTATGATTGCAGTAAATGCAGAAATTGCTGCAAGGAATACTCCGCGGGCCTGAAGCAAGCAGAATTGAGCCGGATTGCGGCTTTCCTAAAGATGACCGAATCTGATTTTAGGCAAAAATACGTGCTTGAAGAGTTTGGACAGTATCAGTTCAATGCCCAGCCGTGCCATTT
It encodes:
- a CDS encoding GTP-binding DUF697 domain-containing protein — encoded protein: MERGNVLVIGNSGVGKSTLINAVLGQERAETGWGTEGTTKELTIYTSEKIPFRIIDTLGFEPTSSFLKENKAINAVKKWSKKSAQEGHKDNQINVIWFCVEGTSSKLFPKTIVDLSKATSVWKTVPVIVVITKSYSVPERVKNIDMVNNAFAKQKRYTKNLRKVIPVVASTYVLNENAYAAPEGITELIDATNELMPEGIKASQADVDTFKLNRKRALAHGITGMSITAAVVVGAVPIPFPDAVILTPIEIALVNAIARVYETNKNEESKKFFESIVEIGTVSVAAKSAVNALKAIPGINLGVSVLNAVIAGSIVAMLGEGATYAFEQVYLGKKSMADIDWVKKAIETKFTSQLIDIVKTVVEKITNNTDKKTIAQIISDVFQNSFSAPDDKKK
- a CDS encoding YkgJ family cysteine cluster protein; the protein is MIEPAKMKDAYQKVETENADFRLYLKAHADEQELDEQFLKLHKELFADYDCSKCRNCCKEYSAGLKQAELSRIAAFLKMTESDFRQKYVLEEFGQYQFNAQPCHFLKEDGSCEIEACKPDSCRDYPYTDNRKDYLVYFSLRNQPVFARLFLRCSKD